A region from the Solanum stenotomum isolate F172 unplaced genomic scaffold, ASM1918654v1 scaffold32282, whole genome shotgun sequence genome encodes:
- the LOC125852094 gene encoding uncharacterized protein LOC125852094 yields the protein MAEYEAYILGIRMALNMNVQELMIIGNSDLLIHQVQGEWAVKSPKILPYVQLVLYKRTPDLGLLRCVYAAEATKLFEEVHAGVCGTHMNGITLAKKILRAGYFWMTMENDCGRFVQKCHKYQVHGDLIKVPPHELNAMSSPWPFAAWGMDVIGPIEPAASNGHRFILVAIDYFTKWVEAASYKVVTKKVVADFVRNNLICRFGVPESIITNNGMNGVVEAANKNIKRMIDNYKCWHENLPYVLLGYRTTIRTSTRANPYLLVYGTEAVIPAEVEIPSLRFIQEAKLSDAEWVRDRYEQLALIDEKKMSVVCHGQLYQQRMTRAFNKKGRVRTFEVGQLVLKCIFPHQEEYKWKFAPHWQGPYVVHK from the exons atggctgagtatgaagcATATATTCTTGGCATTAGAATGGCTCTTAACATGAATGTTCAAGAATTAATGATAATTGGTAATTCAGACTTGttgattcatcaagttcaaggGGAATGGGCGGTGAAGAGTCCTAAAATCTTACCATATGTACAATTG GTTCTTTATAAGAGGACACCCGATCTGGGATTACTGAGATGCGTGTATGCTGCAGAAGCCACAAAATTGTTTGAAGAAGTGCACGCTGGAGTGTGTGGGACGCACATGAATGGGATTACATTAGCAAAGAAAATCTTAAGGGCGGGATACTTCTGGATGACTATGGAAAATGATTGTGGCCGATTTGTCCAAAAATGCCATAAATACCAGGTGCACGGAGATCTGATCAAAGTACCACCCCACGAGCTCAATGCGATGAGTTCCCCTTGGCCATTTGCAGCCTGGGGCATGGATGTTATTGGACCGATTGAGCCTGCTGCCTCCAATGGTCATAGGTTCATTTTGGTCGCCATTGAttacttcaccaagtgggtcGAAGCTGCTTCCTACAAAGTTGTGACAAAGAAAGTTGTGGCCGACtttgttcgcaacaatttgatatgtcGTTTTGGAGTTCCAGAGTCTATCATCACAAACAATGGA ATGAATGGAGTTGTGGAAGCTGCTAATAAGAACATCAAGAGGATGATTGACAACTACAAATGTTGGCATGAAAATTTGCCTTATGTTTTGCTAGGTTACCGCACCACAATCCGAACCTCAACTAGAGCAAATCCTTACCTATTGGTATACGGAACAGAAGCAGTGATACCAGCTGAAGTTGAGATACCATCTTTAAGGTTTATTCAGGAAGCTAAATTGAGTGATGCCGAGTGGGTCCGTGATCGATATGAGCAATTAgcattgattgatgagaaaaaAATGAGTGTTGTTTGTCATGGTCAGTTATATCAACAGAGAATGACTCGCGCTTTCAACAAAAAAGGAAGAGTTCGAACATTTGAAGTAGGCCAATTGGTGTTGAAATgcattttccctcatcaagAAGAATATAAATGGAAATTTGCACCTCACTGGCAAGGACCGTATGTTGTCCACAAG